The Dendropsophus ebraccatus isolate aDenEbr1 chromosome 6, aDenEbr1.pat, whole genome shotgun sequence nucleotide sequence ttgacacattaaagaaatgtcaaaagttttgatcggcccAGGCCCAAGTGTTCCGACCCACACAGATCAGGTGAACAAGCGGTGAGAAGACTGCTAAAGtgagtcctctccccgctcttgaGTTATAATGGAACTTTATGGGgcccaacctttttttttttttttctaagtacaacacttttttttttctaactcagaggaAATAGAGGACGCGCTGCAGTgtggtcttctccccgctctttctcccaattggtacaggtctgaaagCTGCGACCTGGACCATTTAAAACTTTTGAtacgtctttatgacatgtcagaagttttttttattatgacagtgacactttaaacagtgAGGACTAAACACCAAGTTTCCACAAACTGGTTTTTACTTATACTTACTTCTCCTAATTTATGGAGCACAATACTAGGTATACCGGCCTTACAGAAAGGTAAatcccatgggggagatttattaaagggtgtaaaatttagactggtgcaaactgcccacagcaaccaatcacagctcagctttcctttcagcactgcctaaagccgagctgtaattggttgctgtgggcagtttgcaccagtctaaattttacaccctttgataaatctccccccatgtgttcaAGTGAGCAAGAAAGTTAGCATCTGCCTAAAATCCCAAGGAGGCCCTTACACTAAGTAATGATTACTGCAAAAGAAACCTAAGAGAATACATTAATCAAATctcgttctatccctgtgtcaggttaaagaggacatacctggtggtacatcctctttaagaatacAAAGAATAATGTAGTTTTACAATGCAGAACAGTACTGAACACTTGAAAATAATGCAAAGAATAAAACTTCTATAAATACACTGTCTCCACCTTACGCATAGTTGCAATGATCTGAACCTGGCAGTGAAATACTTCCCACCACTTGAAGGCAGCAGGCACTAGAGATTTTCAGAATACCATCCTCACACTACCTGTGACAGGGTAGTCAGAAGCACTTTCAATTACATACTATCACAGTGGCTGCTCGCTAGATCACTGgccttgttgggggggggggggcaatatatatttattcttatCACATGATTTATAGTCAATTCTCCAGCTGAAGATTTGTATTAAAAGTATTAAATATCATACCTGTCAGAAAAGTCTTGGTTAAAAACCTCTTTTAACCGGAGAAGTAGGTCTCTTTCAGACACCGGAATCAAACTACCGTATTTCTTTACAGCTTCATTTAGGAAATCTTGAAATAAGCGGAAAAAAGGAGacattaaacaaaatatacatcaATTGACGTCAGCTGGACTGGGGGAAAGATTTTCTTAGTGACCATGATTGAGTGTCCTGTTACACGATGTGGCAGAGTGACAGTATCCACATGTGCTTTATGCTTCACCTGTGCATGCAGTGCAACCACAGCAATGAGCTGTAAACTAAACACAGCGTCCTGCTGCTTAGTCCGTCATGTACAGGCTTCCTACAGCAAGGACTTTGATTAGCCCATCCATGGGTTTGGTTTGCTCATACAAATGAGCAAATAGTCTTTGAGAAAGTTGCGTGAGCAATGAAACATGTCAGACGCTGGGCTCTTTAATACTCTTCCCTGTCTGCCACATAGGAGAACACTGATATTGACACACGGGGGGCTAGATATCAGAGCGTTAtgcgcaaaaaaaaagaaaatcgctCCTGGGGCAGTGTTATCCTTCTTTTACATCACATTTAGGAAGAATCTAAACTAACCGGGGTTTCTTGATCTTTATCCCCGGGGGGCTAGTAAATTGATTGTGGTTACTCTGATGGGGGTACTAACCGACTAGTGATGCTTTCCGACCCTTAGATGTCTAGTGGATAAGGTGCAACCAACAATCGCACCTTGGACAGATAGTGGAAAGCCTTTTAATTCACTGTTCACACTTTGCGTCTTTTGTCTATTTTCAATTTGTGCATTTTTAATAGTGATtcattaataaaagttatattttaaccaATAGGGAACAGAGGTGTTCATGGGGATTATCCTCAGTAGTCTCTTGTCTTGATGATACCTCCTATTGGACTTGGGATCCATTTGTCCAATCTTATACAAATGATGTCACCAGCCACATACTAGACTAACCTGGAAGATGATTGCGCTGTAAAAAACAGATTGGTGGGGTTCTCAGTGGTGAGACTCCCGGCCGATAAGCTACTAGCTCCATGGTGAAGGTTCAACAACTGGGAACCCCACCAATCATCAAAATAAAGGTAAACTGTCGCCTCACGTAAATAGAGCGCTAAACCTGGCAGTGTtagaagtcccatagagaatgaatggagcagagtgGCATTGACTCGTGGGACAACTTAGTGAGGTATAAGCGGTTGGATCCCCATTTTCAGCTTATCCCATATGCTTTGGATAGAGGATAtacaaatctaacctactgatgtcTTCCAtttgtgcacagggcgctgaggatgactgTACCTTCATCCTTTCTGGGTATTTAATAGTTCTATCCACAGGCTAATCGGGAGCTTTGGCACAGTGGGGGGATggaatactgcccccagagcacAATCCACCACTGGCCCGCCCTTCCCTCCTAATAAATATCAACAGGACAGGCCGGATCAGTTTTCTAGAGGTGTAgttccgcccccagtgcttcaaagAGCTTGATTAGCCTGTGGCTGTAAATACTTAATACAcaaatggcgcagaggatgaaggtaagaggcttaccttcATCTGCAGCACCCTGTGCACATGTCAAAGGATTCTCCacacaacagtaacactttaacagCCCTCAGCAGATCTGGGACTTGAAAAGGCCTCTAACATTTTGCACCATAGAATAACAACATTTTCCTATTTTCTGGAAGCACAAATAGATACATGAAAGGTATCATAGGTCCCCTTGACGCAGCCatctaacagtgtctgcagtttggaaCCTACATTGCTGCTAAAAGATTCACTGGCCCTTTCCTAGTCACCCTATAAGACCAGTAAAATATCAATAAACTTAagagtcagtcttttttttttttttgcagaaatcaatagtacaggcgattttaagaaactttgtatttgggtttattagccaaatatgccattatctgcatttaaaaagccttttctcaggtcccccccccccccccctcttttccaaccactgcaaaaaaaaaaaaaaaaaaaaaaaattcaggaaattgtgacttgttgcatcagacgtactcgggagaggggaggagggagttagccacagcagaaagcagataacagaggattacaggcacagagctgggtgaacactgtaatcagaggtcagagaggttagtggtgaccgtcagaggagataaagtgtgagatatttgtagattaactctgttgtcctgttttggtgttttattcatctctctctataggagaacaatgaagacaggggggagagtttcaaactgctttttcattataaaaatgcatttttcggctaataaacccaattacaacgtttcttaaaaacgcctggactattgatttctgcaaaaaaaaaaataaaaaaaaattcacaacagtgacactaacTTATGAGGGACCTATAATATACAGGAACATACCGCAAATACTCGATGCAACTTGTTCATCCACAACATTGCTGAGAATTTTCTGTCCATTCTGCAGGCCCTGTATATCCAATCCTTCAGCCAGCTGGATGGGACTTTTACAATAAGGGTGATCCAACAATTTGGTGCAAAATATGTCAGAGTCTGTACTGTCATCCAAATCCATAGAGCAGGGGCCATCCCCATTCTCTGTTACTTCCATGGAAACATCTTCCTGACATCCAAATGTACCACTTGCACATTCTTGCAATTTTTCAGGAATCAGGGGAATCGGTTCATCGTCCTTATCACCATGGGCAGTTGTTTCCTCCTGGCATGATATATATACTTCTTTTTCAGTAAGCAATACACACAAGTCATCTGTCTGGTTATTAATAACATGAACATCACTTGTTTTCTTGGTCAAGGTGTCCGTGCCGCACCACTGGGCAGgggagcagagcagtggttgCTGGCTGTCTCTTAACACAGAGACACTGGACACAGCATTTCCAAATGGAGCTTCCACACTCTGCAGCTTGACAGCATCACCTTGTAGGCAGTTTTTGGCCGTGCATTGTGGGATCTCATATAAAATTCCTGAAGTGTTATTGTTCATATCGTACGACCTCCGTCCAGCTATTAGGTATCTCTGAAGTTGCAACTTCAAAACAGAGAATACTTTACGAATCCTGCTTCTCAGAGTCTTCTTGCAGCAGTTCCAAAAACCTTTCTGAAACCACATCCAGTTAAAATCCAGTAGTCTATAGCTTGTCTTTCTTGCTCTGAGCTTCTCAGACTGTAATTTACCACAGGCTGCAATCTGAAAGAGTTTTCTCTGCATCATAAATAGAGGTACTCTTCCGATGTTGAGCCAATTGCAACTATTCATAGGCCATAACCCTCCAAAGTACTGTTGTTTGACCAAGGGAGAATGTCTATTTCTGTGGCACCTAGCAGCCACAAGACCGCCGGCACTTGCAGTGATCTTTGGGAGCACGCTCTCTCTCGACCATTTTGAAGATCGTTTTTTTTCGGGATGTGGAGTTTTaggtcctttcattttttagccacATAAGCTTGATGTTacccttaaaagaaaaaaaaaatgcttagaaAATCGACCTGACCTGTGTCCCAATATTATCTTACACATGCATTATACACAAACTACATGTTTCTTTAACACATCTGTTTATCATGCTGCAGCATTCCGTAGGTTTGCACAATGCATGGAAATATCAATATTATTAGTTAGCGCTGAAAACTGATTTGATACCAGGATTCACTGGTTTTCAATGCTGTATGTTAAGCTGTGCAATAGTGTGGCATAACATACAGTACAGAAAACATGGAAGACAGCAAGCTCAGCGCATACCATGTTCTCTGTGTAATGCTCACCAACTGCTGATGTGAGCTAATGtgaaaacccccccccccccccaaaaaaaaaccacaaacatatttggtataatTGCATACGTAATTGCCAGAGCCATTAAATTATCGCGTTCCCAAGCTCACATGGTAAACgtgggggtttttttttgccagtgCACGATTGGCTGTAGCCCCAGACGTCTTCTGTTACGCACAGCCAATCGCCGGCtcgagggagggctggagcagtcaggcctgCCTCCCGAAGAGTGGCGTAATCGttgcaagatggcggccgggacggaaggggtcgacagtgattatgtGAGTATGCAGTATTACACTTCTGGGTCAAGTctctggggaagggggccattcacataaataacacacattacaatgttgtttaACGTGTGTTAAAAGTTtttcactgcactacccctttaagtcttgtgTTGGTTTggcaggaaaataaataaaataaatgcaggaagtcctggccagtactgaGTGTCtgggctcaatatgtccatcagtcacatgactgccttcactgtgagcgctcagatgaccaaGACTTCAGgtgactagacctggatacaagtaagtgtatctttgttttacagcatgataaaaaataatTGCAATATGTGAATTGCAGACATGCTTTACtttacatcccctgttgatttaggtgTTAAAAGTTATAAAGGAAAGGTACCCTTTAACCTGAAACGCAGTGGTAAAGATTCTGTATTTGTAGGACAGCAGTATGCCATCTCTCTCACACATGCATGCCTGCCCTTTTGGGGAACATAGTACCAGGCCAGACTGTATCTACTGTTGATCATTGCCAGCATTAGGTTCGTAAAAGTGGAGAAAAGTCTACAGATTTCAGCTGGACCTGGTGTGACCTGGATTTTGGTGTAACcacagcaaaaacagtgctaTTCTCCTGCAAGGGCGCAAATCACAGGAAAATATTGCCCTTTGTGCAGAACTTTATCAAGACTCTGATTCAATCTCCTCAAAAACACAatgtgtgaccacagcctaaCATCTATTAGGACAGACACAGGCATTCGATTAACGCACTTTTCTGGCGGCAAATCCTGCGGGGTCTAATAGAGTTCTATAATACTGTCAGTTCAGGTCATTTAAATTCTGGTCAAAAAAGAACTTGCAAACATAAAATGCACATGTAAGGTTTGTGCGAATCCGGCCTATGAAACATAGAAGAACGTTAATACTGCACAGATTTTTCAGGTAAAaacaaaggctatgtttacacaaagaaTTAAAATCCAACCCTGGATTCATGCAGCAGATGGGGAATCAGAATTCAgcttcccattgaagtcaatggcatgGCTTTTAACATGGAAATTTGCACAATTTCTGAGTGACAAGAACATAATTGTATAACAAACAGCCAATGAGAGGGTCTGGCTGGAGGCCCTTAATGCAGGAGGGAGGACATAAGATTTTACATGTATGGCCACAGTCAGAATATATTCTGTGATAACATTTTGCCCCCAGCTGATGAACCTGAGGGGCGACAGACAAAGAGGGCATACCTTTACATATGATCAGCCATTGTCATGCATGCATGTCCATGGCTGGGGATCTACAGAGGCAGCTCACCCATAGGAGAGACACCTGCTTCTCCTGCACACCAATGTATACAGAACAAAGGCACAGCATAGACGCTCTGTAACCCCCCTATGGTGAAGGcccccagacacacacactctatgGTGCTGATGCCACAGGTGTACACACTCCACCATAGCCCCCCACTCACTTTGTGGCCCCCCCAGACACACATACTCTACAGCCCCCCACAGACACACACTCTGTGGCCCCTCCATAGTGCGGGCCCCACAGACACTGCAGGGTTACCCCAGGTCAGCAGTCTCCACACTACAGGGGGCGGACATAGATTTACCTCCGCAGAGCAAGCCATGTGGCGGATCCggctcctctccacgctcctctccatgctctcacACATGTCAGTAGACGGGCTACACGATCCAGAGGACAGGGAGAGCACTACGGGCAACGTGAGCGTCCTATAGCCAGGCCCATACACAGGCAGCCCGCTGGCAGCACGGTGCCGGGGCTCGGCTCTCACACACCGCCTCCGCTACAGCTGCTGTGTCCGCTCCGGGCTCTGCTGGAGGGGGCAGCCGGTACACTCAGCACACAAAACAACTGCCCCAATCCTCCGGCTTCCTCCTGGCCAAAAACAGTACGACGCCTCCTGTACGGAGCATCACAAGGGACAAACAACCAGCAGAGTGCGAAGCACAGCCGGGGAGGAGCACGTGACCGCCTGAGCACTGGCCCGGGGCTGCCCCTTGTTCCGGGGGAGGGCACAGTGAGAGTGATGCGCGGCTAGCCCGGGTACAGCGAGAGAGGCAGCTGCCGGGCTCTCGCCAGAGCGGTTACCCAGTCAGTGTGTTTTATAGGGAGAAACATTAGCGGCTCTTACACTTGGACCTTTCTCCAGAGCTGGGGAATCATCGTATGTTTCTGACCCCCCCCGCAGCGCTCTTTATCGCCCCCTGGAGGATCGGAGCGTGGAAGTGGAGATCCTTGGACCCAGGAGTGTGGGATCAGCTGATCGCTCAGCAGTCGGATGTTTTTAGAAACTTTACAAAACTGTTTTCTATTGATAGATTTCCCAGCTTCTTACCCAGTGCCCCCGGCCT carries:
- the SENP5 gene encoding sentrin-specific protease 5, which translates into the protein MKGPKTPHPEKKRSSKWSRESVLPKITASAGGLVAARCHRNRHSPLVKQQYFGGLWPMNSCNWLNIGRVPLFMMQRKLFQIAACGKLQSEKLRARKTSYRLLDFNWMWFQKGFWNCCKKTLRSRIRKVFSVLKLQLQRYLIAGRRSYDMNNNTSGILYEIPQCTAKNCLQGDAVKLQSVEAPFGNAVSSVSVLRDSQQPLLCSPAQWCGTDTLTKKTSDVHVINNQTDDLCVLLTEKEVYISCQEETTAHGDKDDEPIPLIPEKLQECASGTFGCQEDVSMEVTENGDGPCSMDLDDSTDSDIFCTKLLDHPYCKSPIQLAEGLDIQGLQNGQKILSNVVDEQVASSICDFLNEAVKKYGSLIPVSERDLLLRLKEVFNQDFSDRIPFIRKEMAKYRAKNSKTPGCGFQVCYKKHTLYLEDLVTLDEQQWLNDQVINMYGDLIMDTAPDKIHFFNTFFHKQLVTKGYDGVKRWTKKVDLFRKTLLLIPIHLQVHWALVGVHIPNKTISFYDSQGLHLKFCTENILKYLMTEAREKNRPEFLHGWQTTVKKCIPQQKNDFDCGVFMLQYCKCLAQEQPFAFSQENMPRIRKQIYKELCECRLID